One region of Streptomyces sp. CG4 genomic DNA includes:
- a CDS encoding HAD family hydrolase: protein MTGFPYRLIATDLDGTLLRSDESVSQRTREALAAATAAGAAHIVVTGRAVPWTRHILDDLGYDGLAVCGQGAQVYDAGAHRLLTSVTLDRQLAGVALAKIEAEVGPLYLAASRDGLDGDVLVGPGYAVTGSLPALPLTDVSDLWAAPLNKIYIQHPTLSDDALAEAARQAAGGFVTVAMAGEGIVELLPLGLSKATGLSLAARRLGLKAADTIAFGDMPNDIPMFAWAARGVAMANAHEELRAVSDEVTASNEEDGIAVVLERLLGLRHGVAP, encoded by the coding sequence GTGACCGGCTTTCCGTACCGGCTGATCGCCACCGACCTGGACGGAACGCTTCTGCGCTCCGACGAGTCGGTCTCGCAGCGCACCCGTGAGGCGCTCGCCGCGGCCACCGCGGCGGGCGCGGCCCATATCGTCGTCACCGGCCGGGCGGTCCCGTGGACCCGGCACATCCTGGACGACCTCGGTTACGACGGCCTCGCCGTCTGCGGCCAGGGCGCGCAGGTCTACGACGCCGGGGCGCACCGGCTGCTGACATCCGTGACCCTGGACCGGCAGCTGGCGGGGGTTGCCCTGGCCAAGATCGAGGCCGAGGTGGGCCCGCTGTATCTGGCGGCCAGCCGCGACGGCCTCGACGGCGACGTCCTGGTGGGCCCGGGCTACGCGGTCACGGGTTCCCTGCCCGCCCTCCCCCTCACGGACGTGTCCGACCTCTGGGCGGCTCCACTGAACAAGATCTACATACAGCATCCGACGCTGTCCGACGACGCGCTGGCGGAGGCGGCCCGGCAGGCGGCCGGAGGTTTCGTCACGGTGGCCATGGCGGGCGAGGGCATCGTCGAACTGCTTCCGCTGGGCCTGTCCAAGGCCACGGGCCTGTCCCTGGCGGCCCGGCGCCTCGGACTGAAGGCCGCCGACACGATCGCCTTCGGCGATATGCCGAACGACATCCCGATGTTCGCCTGGGCCGCGCGCGGGGTGGCGATGGCCAATGCCCACGAGGAGCTCCGCGCAGTCTCCGACGAGGTCACGGCGTCCAACGAGGAGGACGGGATCGCGGTGGTCCTGGAGCGGTTGCTGGGTCTACGGCACGGGGTCGCGCCGTAA
- a CDS encoding ABC transporter permease produces the protein MYDPTVARLTYRALLGRRRALILGALPLLLIVLSVAVRALTGADDQTASDVLGGFAIATMVPIIGVIAGTGAIGPEIDDGSVVYLLSKPLKRPTIIFTKLIVAIAVTMVFSAVPTLIAGLILNGNGQQIAVAYTVAALVSSIAYSALFLLLGTVSRHAVVFGLVYALVWEALFGSLVPGARTLSVQQWSLAVAHKIAGGDLVTSQVSLGTATVLLVVVTALATWYAGQKLRTLKLAGEE, from the coding sequence ATGTACGACCCCACCGTCGCCCGGCTCACCTACCGGGCCCTGCTCGGCCGCCGTCGGGCCCTCATCCTCGGCGCGCTGCCGCTGCTGCTGATCGTGCTCTCGGTCGCCGTGCGGGCCCTGACCGGAGCCGACGACCAGACGGCCTCCGATGTGCTCGGCGGCTTCGCGATCGCCACGATGGTGCCGATCATCGGCGTCATCGCGGGCACCGGCGCGATCGGCCCGGAGATCGACGACGGCTCCGTCGTCTATCTGCTGTCCAAGCCGCTGAAGCGGCCCACGATCATCTTCACCAAGCTGATCGTCGCCATCGCCGTGACCATGGTCTTCTCGGCGGTGCCGACCCTGATCGCGGGTCTGATCCTGAACGGCAACGGCCAGCAGATCGCCGTCGCCTACACGGTCGCCGCGCTGGTCTCCTCGATCGCCTACTCGGCGCTGTTCCTGCTGCTCGGCACGGTCTCCCGGCACGCGGTGGTCTTCGGGCTCGTCTACGCGCTGGTCTGGGAGGCGCTGTTCGGCTCTCTGGTGCCCGGCGCACGCACGCTCAGTGTCCAGCAGTGGTCGCTGGCGGTCGCCCACAAGATCGCCGGCGGGGACCTGGTGACCTCGCAGGTGAGCCTGGGGACGGCCACCGTGCTGCTGGTCGTGGTCACCGCGCTGGCCACCTGGTACGCCGGGCAGAAGCTGCGGACGCTGAAGCTGGCCGGCGAGGAGTAG